The genomic interval TAACCTTAATTTGACTTATGTTTTATCGAAAACTTCATGCCATCTATTCATCCCATCCACCTAAATCATCAATGTTCCAACAATTTTGGCACCATTATTTCCAGAATTTAGGTATACCAAACACTTGATTGGTCTAGGTAGTATTTGAACCAAAGGGAACATTGATCTTAGCTAATGCTAAGGATCaacaaaataaaagaacaatCACATCAAATGATTTCCCATTTTTTCTTTATCTAGAAATCACAAACTGAGAAATATTTTTCTATCCATTTCCTCCAAATTATTTTCTAGCTCTTCTGGTAGCATTTTCCCTTCCTTGTAATAATCAATTTTAATGATAGGGTTTAATTAGAAGCAACATTTTGACAACTCAACAACAAGATTTACTTCTGGAAATCCACAATGTCTATGCTAATAACAAATGAATAATCATAAATATGGTTTTTACCAAGCCAACTGCTCATATAGATATAAATCCTTCAGGTTAAATACTATATTGAATGACTTAGCTAATTGGTAACCAActgctaaaaatatatatatgaagagaatacctttttcttcttcatcataaTTTTTGCTGCTGCCTGCAGGAGAAATGTCATCATGGTGAAATAAGTATTCATCATAAAAGATTGCaagataataagatatgaaaATGCATGCCTGTGTGCAAAGGTAGACACCAGTAAGATTCAGGTCAATGACTTCCTTCCATTGTGATTTTTTCATTCTCATCAACAGTGTGTCTCATGACAATATGAACATAAGTATAATTCCAGACAACTGCATTGTTAACTAAAATGTCAACTGATCCCCAAGCATCTACTGCCTAAAAAAATTGCACATGCAATAAAATAAGTCAAAGATGAAATTGTAAGAAGCCAGATCTATGCAATCTTCATTACTAACAGTTTTGACCATGGATTCCACATCCTCTTCTTTTGAAACATCTCCTCCATAAGTGAGAGCCTGACCTCCTGAAGCCTCAATCTGCATAAATCATTTTATAGTAAATGTgttatagtaaatgggtaaatcatttgattttttttttgttacgaGAAAAAGCGTTATAGTAAATATGGGTAAAAATAGATAACAAAAGTAACATCATGAGCTGATGATAAAGTAACTTACCATCCTCGCTAGCAGTGGCATTGCCTAGATCACCAGCATGTCAGTTTTCATCTTCAGGAGCACCATGTAACTTTCCAGCAGGATTAAAATGAGGCCCTGCAGTATACAAGAGCATGAGTACAtaatcaataatttaatcctttCAATCAGAAACTTGCAACTCAATAGATCGCCATGAAAGAAAAGGTAAATAATTTTACCAGTTGACATGCATCCATTGGTGGTGTCTCCAAGAGCATGCACATGGAAGCCATGAAGCCCAGGCTTGAGGCCAGTGATGGATCCGGTGACGGTGGTTGGACCTATCACAGAGATTTACATCCCAAAATTAGATCGGATCACAAATTCACAGAAAAATCAAAATGGTTGAAGTTGAAACCCTAGATCTGAAAGGAATTTAGCATTCCACAAGTAGTATTTCAAGAGATTTCTCACCATCTCCTTCCTGGATGAAGTAAATTGTGCCCTTAACACCCTCACTGTTACCCAAGACAGCAACAGCCTTCACCATTTCCTTAGGTGTTCTACACAGCAGACATCAAACACAAGGTTAAAGACATCATTAAATGTCTCAAAATAAGTAGCATCGCCACTAGATGAGAAATAATCGATCTCATCTTCCAGATACAAAAAGAAAAGCAACTCAATAATCGCCAGACTAAACGCTAAACAAATACCATCAAACTCGAGACGAAATCAGCTCTCGCTCCATCATAGATAGAGAACCCATCAAATCTCAGTAGAAAACTCCACTTTTTCttcaccaaatcaaatcaaagcagtCGCATAAGTTAAAATCgagaaaaaaaagagataaaACCTAAGGATCGAAAACAAAACAACAATACGATGGAAGACAAATTTCAGATCGAAAAGTATACCTTTGATAAATGGattaaaggaaaaaaagaaatgaGATTTACCAGATGATCGAGCACCAAAACAACAACGGGGCAGAAATAAGAGATTCAGATTAAAGAAAACAAAAGCAAATATAAAGATAGAAttatggaagaagaaaggtggtgaggttggaaggaagaataaaaaagaaacactgaaaaaGAGAAAGAGGTAGAAGAAGAGGTCAAAAGTGCGACCTTATTGAACCAGATCCCATGGGCGAACTGGATTGCGTGGTGGAGGTCAGAAAACGGAGAGGTGGAGGCGAGCTCCTTGGCGAAATGCTTGCTACCGCAGCACCGTAGCATATCCTCCTCCGTCCACGAAAAAGATGccatcttttgtagatctaggaaggggaagagggagatgaggcaaggaggaaagtggtggtggcgtcgcgacggtatacggtggacggcgcgatataggtttaggtttggagggaagagtgaagtgttgaaaattttggctaagtattggtggaaaaattatattattttattttggtgcatagacatcgggttttaaaaaaccgctgttaaaatcggtgtctattaacgaaaaaaagggcgctcatagacatcggctaaaaaaccgatgtctatgagcgaaaatctgtgctcatagataccggtttttggaaaaaccggtgtaaaatactcaaagacatcggtttttgcttaaaactgttgttgttccaccgatgtctatgagagtttttgttgtagtgaattcctaaactctcctaagaggtattcgccaccacgatcagaccgtagtgttttgatacttttaccaagacatttctccacatcagccttgtactctttgaacttatcaaagcactcagacttgcggtgcatcaagtaaatgtatccgtatatggaataatcgtctataaaagagacaaagtattcgaaaccaccttttgcctggatagacataggaccacacaaatcagaatgaaccagttctaacacatctttggctctataccccttggccttaaaaggtctcttggtcattttaccttccaagtaagattcacaggttggaaaattttccaactctaatgaacccaagagtccatcggctataagcctttgaatcctacttaagttaatatgaccaagccttagatgccaaagatatgtttggttcatttccgaaggtttttttctcttattagagttagaagatgtgttattaatttccatttgttgccttgagggagaaattggatttaaagtatataaattgtcaaccaatgcactagaacagataataactctatttctctttataaccacattgttattgaaagaaacggaatatccatccaaatacagtttagaaactgaaattaaattctttcttaaactggatacataaagataatttcttaaaattgaacttctattcctatcaaaagataagtagacgtctcctacTACAACAgtcgtcaccttagtagcattgcccatgtagacggttatctctccttcaaataatcgtcgggtttcctggatgagttgcatacatgatcagtgactcccatatctacacaccaggtgctggtagataacaccgctaaacatgtttcaactactagagaatgagatatacctttattgttctgattcctacgaggacagtctgccttccaatgtcctgactgcttgcagatgaagcacttgcccttcagcttcttcatttcAGCTTTTGGTCCTGTtcctagaggtttattcaccttctttgctgaaacaacctgtttcttcttcttcttgcctttcgacttagaagtaaaacccttttcaacatagtgaatctgagaactgtgacgaaatataccttctgctacctgtagttctatcagaagttttaccaacgtatactcccttttgttcatgttatagttcaagcggaactgctcaaaacttttggccagcgtttggagaataatatcgacctgggtttccccatctatttctcctccaaggacttgtatttcgttcagataagccatcattttgaggatatgatctcttacgggtgtcccctctgacatggtggctgtcattaactttctcattgcctcttgcctagaagtccgactctggtgtccaaagagttttttgagattattcattatatcataagcagttggtaaatcttgatgttgatgttgcaatacatttgacattgaagacaaaatgtaacaccgtgccatctcatatacttttacccatttcttatgatactcaatctcctctggggtagaatcactgTTAGGTGTATCTAGGCATACCtctgatagtacaaacttatagctttcagtagttaagacaatatctagatttcttttccaatctatataatttggaccagtaagtctattctctttcagaataatggccagtgggttgaaagtcatcctaagaatcacaaaataaactttggtcaagactctaaatttagaataatattgattcctcaaacaatactattttaaattaaccaacgccTCAAAtcatcgtgaattttgcatgccatgatagtgtggatgtatataaatcaaacatttgtaagaggaggttttacccattaattttattcttgtcaacctaactttatgataaataaaattaatagttggttttccttcggtcacacaaataatagcagtgactccgatggggaggatactattagacgtgcctaagtgtataccattacttgacacttagtccattaataagattgtgccccttccgatggggaagatcacacgctcttaattaatttcctatagtcatccaaaatgaaagtttgatctagtgatccgtaaacaaactcatccgatatgaaggaaggcactcagagccaacgcgcaagtttgtttgcatcacttacaaaccagtaatggagaccgtggaatttattttaaaaattcctcttccacttagttatttaaggtgaggaattttaacctatgcaagcatgcacacacacacacacattatagtaaataaaagcaataaatttggaaattaattttccaactattatggcattttccatcactgccctccgtgtgctccaaccctagctgctgccatctttagccaccgccatcaggtccagtcgtcgcatctatcttgcttcttattccgctatgcctctggtcctctaatagcaccaagcctcgcaaggatacggtccgtgacaaaaatagaattttacatatatcgatcctatattccacaaaggaatgtacatgtattctagatcgaacaaaaaagtaaaattttaaaactaatacagctcttgctgtatttgatacatacaatcatgcacacacaaaaataatgtccttgacatgtccaagggtccaatcacacacaatatctatatgtcataatagttgaagcctgcaaccacaaagttagcacatcctactattatcctgcctaaattatgtatgacatgtgcataatctatttgaaaaccaaaacacacagaggcaaaccttagctctgataccaattgttggttggtcctaggaagatcgtactggttccactatacaaaatttttgtacaagtgtcgaacctttcctaaacaacctattgtgttctttagaagttaaattaggaatcgcaaatggaacttaacattattgattccaaatttaacttatctgttcttaatggtttagatttggatcgcaagtgaaacttaacactattgatccaaattaacctatgttataaagttaattaaatatttatttttaaaatcggctcccaggtcaaacatggcgaggcactaggccttcttgggtatgggatcatccaccactgcctcgacaaagcctttaatagaaattcaatatttaattttctaaaataacattaggtttaaccgaaaagaacaatcgaatcacaaattctaaaaacaaaaaaaaaacacaactcgaattacaaattcgaaaaactagaatctaatgcctcttgtgtttggaattcatacaaagaaaaataactagcatgatgcgaaaaataattactagttataccttttctttgtgtgctaataacctcgagatcttctatcatattcctcgcctcgccttggatgtcgtgtgggcgacgatcctccaagatgaacaccacccaaagagcttct from Zingiber officinale cultivar Zhangliang chromosome 6B, Zo_v1.1, whole genome shotgun sequence carries:
- the LOC121990387 gene encoding superoxide dismutase [Cu-Zn]-like; the protein is MVKAVAVLGNSEGVKGTIYFIQEGDGPTTVTGSITGLKPGLHGFHVHALGDTTNGCMSTGPHFNPAGKLHGAPEDEN